The proteins below come from a single Holdemania massiliensis genomic window:
- a CDS encoding DegT/DnrJ/EryC1/StrS family aminotransferase has product MRSIPFSPPDITEAEIAEVTDALRSGWITTGPKTKKLEQEIAEWVGTKKCVCLNSQTACAETALRILGIGEGDEVITCAYTYTATASVVCHVGAKLILVDCQKDSLEMNYEALEEAITEKTKVVIPIDLGGIPCDYERIYEIVERKKRLFHANNEIQKVYGRVIVMADAAHAFGAEWHDKRVGNVADITNFSFHAVKNFVTAEGGAMTWKSVEGIEDEAIYYQAQLLSLHGQSKDALAKTQLGAWEYDIVGTWYKCNMTDIAAAMGLAQFERYPGMLKRRQEIITQYDAVLKPLGIQVLNHYTENYSSSGHLYITRIPGVNSEQRNEIIIKMAEVGVSCNVHYKPLPLFTAYKDLGFDIKDYPNTYAHYENEITLPLHTKLTDDDVDYVIEKYCEILKSYI; this is encoded by the coding sequence ATGAGAAGTATACCATTTAGCCCACCTGATATTACTGAAGCAGAAATTGCGGAAGTGACCGATGCTCTTCGTTCGGGGTGGATTACGACTGGACCAAAGACAAAAAAACTGGAGCAAGAGATTGCGGAGTGGGTTGGGACAAAAAAATGTGTGTGTCTCAATTCTCAAACAGCCTGTGCAGAGACCGCCCTTCGTATTTTAGGAATAGGGGAAGGGGATGAGGTTATTACCTGTGCCTATACCTATACAGCAACAGCTTCTGTTGTATGTCACGTGGGAGCTAAACTGATTCTTGTAGATTGTCAGAAAGATAGTTTAGAAATGAATTACGAAGCTTTAGAGGAAGCCATAACAGAAAAAACTAAAGTAGTCATCCCTATTGATTTAGGTGGAATTCCTTGCGATTATGAGCGCATTTATGAAATTGTCGAGAGAAAGAAAAGGCTATTTCATGCGAATAATGAGATTCAAAAAGTTTATGGAAGAGTCATTGTCATGGCAGATGCAGCTCATGCGTTTGGTGCTGAGTGGCATGATAAGCGGGTTGGAAATGTTGCGGATATAACGAACTTCTCCTTTCATGCGGTAAAGAACTTTGTGACTGCAGAAGGAGGAGCAATGACTTGGAAATCGGTTGAAGGGATAGAGGATGAAGCTATTTATTATCAGGCACAGTTATTAAGCCTTCATGGACAGTCCAAAGATGCTCTGGCAAAGACGCAGCTTGGGGCATGGGAATATGACATTGTTGGGACTTGGTATAAATGCAATATGACAGATATAGCAGCTGCGATGGGATTAGCACAATTTGAGCGGTACCCGGGAATGTTGAAACGCAGACAAGAAATCATCACTCAATATGATGCGGTATTGAAACCATTAGGAATTCAAGTGCTAAATCACTATACAGAGAATTATAGTTCAAGCGGACATCTCTATATTACAAGGATACCTGGAGTGAATAGTGAGCAGCGTAATGAAATCATTATAAAAATGGCAGAAGTAGGGGTATCGTGTAATGTTCACTACAAGCCATTGCCTTTATTTACAGCATATAAAGATCTTGGGTTTGACATTAAGGATTACCCGAATACCTATGCGCATTATGAGAATGAAATTACGCTGCCGCTTCATACAAAACTGACAGATGATGATGTAGATTATGTTATTGAAAAATATTGTGAGATTTTGAAATCTTATATTTAA
- a CDS encoding LCP family protein, which yields MKKQKSPHKKDKKTRILLIVIGILASFILILVLGGNLYIDSLLNRTIRSKKLSNEDALVSQEVLDQVKNHRIVNIALFGSDNARKAQWNDYEMERSDAIKIISLDFDSKKIKITSLQRDTLVYIPEPYNDYDKLNHAHWRGGSELAVKTLNYNFDLDITQYVGFSFEALEALIDLVGGIDITLPDGLLATQVMNLGATRDENVFHLKGKQALGYCRIREVDDDFHRMDRQNEVILKILEKLSKKNVFELMEIVDEMLPYVETNLTNNEIKNDITSLLSFDLKHIDQFQIPSKGMDSIEKVIEYNGFGPIYMMENYEDLAKELHWNIYEDESYQPSSNIVQLERSIQNQFGGS from the coding sequence TTGAAAAAACAAAAAAGCCCCCACAAAAAAGACAAGAAAACAAGGATCTTATTGATTGTAATAGGTATTCTTGCTTCTTTCATCCTCATTCTCGTTCTAGGTGGAAATCTCTATATCGATTCTTTATTGAATAGAACGATTCGTTCAAAGAAACTTTCCAATGAAGACGCCTTAGTCAGCCAAGAAGTCTTAGATCAAGTTAAGAATCACCGTATAGTGAATATTGCCTTATTTGGCTCTGACAATGCCAGAAAAGCTCAGTGGAATGACTATGAGATGGAGCGTTCTGATGCCATAAAGATTATTTCTTTAGATTTTGATTCCAAGAAGATAAAAATTACTTCTTTGCAGCGAGATACGTTAGTCTACATTCCAGAACCCTACAATGATTATGATAAGCTCAACCATGCCCATTGGCGAGGCGGGTCGGAACTGGCAGTGAAAACATTGAATTATAACTTTGACTTGGATATCACTCAATATGTAGGTTTTAGTTTTGAAGCGTTAGAGGCATTAATTGATTTAGTCGGTGGTATAGATATAACACTACCAGATGGACTCTTAGCTACACAAGTGATGAATTTAGGGGCGACTCGGGATGAAAATGTCTTTCACCTGAAAGGAAAACAAGCGCTGGGTTATTGCCGTATTCGTGAAGTGGATGATGACTTTCATCGTATGGATCGACAAAATGAAGTCATTCTGAAAATCTTAGAGAAGTTATCCAAAAAGAATGTGTTTGAATTAATGGAAATCGTGGATGAAATGCTTCCTTATGTGGAAACCAACTTAACGAATAACGAGATCAAAAATGATATCACTTCCTTGTTGAGTTTTGATTTAAAGCATATTGACCAATTTCAGATCCCATCGAAAGGGATGGATTCGATTGAGAAAGTCATTGAATACAATGGATTCGGTCCAATCTATATGATGGAAAATTATGAGGATCTAGCGAAGGAACTCCATTGGAATATCTATGAAGATGAGAGTTATCAACCGAGTTCCAATATCGTTCAATTAGAAAGAAGCATACAAAATCAATTTGGAGGATCCTGA
- a CDS encoding RNA-binding domain-containing protein — protein sequence MFDFENQDLEFKQEYTSDIRKDVIAFANAEGGTILIGIRKDRRILDVVDPDSVMLQIVNSLKDSIVPDIMPFVIVKTKKIEGKFIIVVDVSIGIYRPYYLKEKGLKPSGVYIRKGSSSQPMTDEGIREMIVQSSGKSYEALRSLTQELTFLTLSKELEKKSVDFSSSKMKTLKLIGDDGLYTNLAYLVSDQCEVTIKITLFQGTDKAVFRDRKEFFGSILKQLEEVYEFIDLVNKTKATFSGLDRLDKRDYPQEAVREALLNCIVHRDYSFSGSNIVNIYDDRIEFVSLGGLVPGLEMKSIFLGVSQSRNPNLAALFYRMCLIESYGTGISQIQRAYHNEERHPVFETAKGVFRVTLPNRNEFSELVRLESSDEFEGILEKQKNRILEIALKQGQVTRKDVEELLKAGSTKAFRLLRQLCEEGKLQSVGNGKLSHYVLK from the coding sequence ATGTTTGACTTTGAAAACCAAGATTTGGAGTTTAAACAGGAATACACTTCAGATATAAGAAAAGATGTGATTGCTTTTGCGAATGCAGAAGGAGGAACCATTCTTATCGGAATCCGCAAGGATAGAAGAATCTTAGATGTGGTGGATCCCGATTCTGTGATGCTTCAAATTGTGAATTCATTGAAAGATTCCATAGTCCCGGATATCATGCCTTTTGTGATTGTGAAAACGAAAAAAATAGAAGGAAAATTCATTATTGTAGTTGATGTATCAATAGGGATCTATCGTCCTTATTATCTAAAAGAGAAAGGCTTGAAACCAAGTGGTGTCTATATCCGGAAGGGAAGTTCCTCACAACCGATGACAGATGAAGGAATTCGGGAGATGATTGTTCAAAGTAGCGGAAAATCCTATGAAGCTTTAAGAAGTTTGACTCAAGAACTTACCTTTTTAACACTGAGTAAAGAATTAGAGAAAAAATCAGTTGATTTCAGTTCATCTAAAATGAAAACTTTAAAACTAATTGGAGATGATGGACTGTATACAAATTTAGCCTACTTGGTTTCTGATCAATGTGAAGTAACAATAAAAATTACTTTATTTCAAGGCACGGATAAAGCTGTATTCAGGGATCGAAAAGAGTTTTTCGGATCAATTTTAAAGCAGTTGGAGGAAGTCTACGAATTTATTGATTTGGTGAATAAAACCAAAGCTACATTCTCTGGACTAGATCGTTTGGATAAACGTGATTATCCTCAAGAAGCCGTAAGAGAAGCTCTATTAAATTGTATTGTTCATCGAGATTACTCATTTAGCGGAAGTAATATCGTTAATATTTATGATGATCGGATTGAATTTGTATCGCTGGGTGGATTAGTTCCTGGACTGGAAATGAAATCGATTTTCTTAGGTGTTTCGCAATCAAGAAATCCAAATTTGGCTGCTTTGTTCTATCGCATGTGTTTAATAGAAAGTTATGGAACGGGAATTAGTCAAATCCAGCGCGCTTATCATAACGAAGAAAGACATCCTGTTTTTGAAACAGCGAAGGGTGTGTTCCGAGTGACTTTACCAAACCGAAATGAGTTCAGTGAACTTGTGAGATTAGAATCTTCTGATGAATTCGAAGGTATATTAGAAAAACAAAAAAACAGAATCTTAGAAATAGCCTTAAAACAAGGTCAAGTAACTAGAAAAGATGTAGAAGAATTATTAAAAGCGGGGTCAACAAAAGCCTTTCGTTTGCTGCGGCAGTTATGTGAAGAAGGCAAACTGCAGAGTGTAGGCAATGGGAAACTTAGTCATTATGTACTAAAATAA
- a CDS encoding CpsD/CapB family tyrosine-protein kinase yields MLRVGDELITLTDPDAPASEAYRTLRTNILMRNFDKDMKVINIISTTAQEGKSTCVLNLAMVYAQLQKKVLVIDLDLRMPTIHKKLKLKNKKGISDIIGHQAEFEEVVLQPYEHVDVITAGTKIPFASEFIQSNALKVFIDERREEYDLILLDCPPVGLVTDGVVAASYCDGTILVCASNRNDRKELLRVKDQLEQTQVNVIGIVMTMMPVQKKYYNSYGYRYSDSQKKAPNKKKQPNLLGSLNKKSGKKK; encoded by the coding sequence ATGTTAAGAGTCGGGGATGAATTGATTACATTAACCGATCCAGATGCTCCTGCATCGGAAGCCTATCGTACCTTAAGAACCAATATCTTAATGCGCAATTTCGATAAGGATATGAAAGTAATTAATATTATATCCACAACAGCGCAGGAAGGGAAAAGCACTTGTGTCTTAAACTTGGCGATGGTTTATGCTCAGCTTCAAAAGAAAGTTCTTGTCATTGATTTGGACTTAAGAATGCCTACGATCCATAAGAAGCTGAAACTAAAGAATAAAAAGGGCATCTCAGATATTATAGGCCATCAAGCAGAGTTTGAAGAGGTTGTGTTACAACCTTATGAACATGTGGATGTGATTACCGCGGGGACAAAGATCCCCTTTGCTTCCGAGTTCATTCAGTCGAATGCGTTAAAAGTATTTATTGATGAACGAAGAGAAGAATATGATTTGATTTTGTTGGATTGCCCTCCAGTGGGCTTAGTCACCGATGGTGTGGTAGCGGCCAGTTATTGTGATGGGACAATTCTTGTGTGTGCTTCTAATCGCAATGACCGTAAGGAATTACTGCGAGTGAAGGATCAGTTAGAACAGACCCAAGTCAACGTGATTGGGATTGTCATGACGATGATGCCAGTTCAGAAGAAGTACTATAACAGCTATGGCTATCGTTACAGTGACAGTCAGAAGAAAGCTCCAAATAAAAAGAAACAACCGAATTTGTTAGGTTCATTGAATAAGAAAAGCGGCAAAAAGAAATGA
- a CDS encoding nucleoside-diphosphate sugar epimerase/dehydratase, whose protein sequence is MQERKRKIEHWHVISLYLIVYDAFTVNLAYLLALWFRFDCQFTRIPRSYLNAWMQFIPIYTVICLLVFFSLKLYRSLWRFAGYSELLRVTAATIVTGILHALGIMTFFQPMPTSYYLFGMIIQFSLTIGIRFSYRFVLLERSRREKAHKKKQEKNIMLIGAGDAGRLILRDVQRTEFDVGKVQCIIDDNPNKWGRFIDGVPIVGGRDDILVNVEKYEIQQILVAIPSAKAKAKRDILNICKETGCELKMLPGIYQMVNGDVAFSKMKEVAVEDLLGREPIQVNMDEIFEHLKGKTILVTGGGGSIGSELCRQIAGHHPQQLILFEIYENNAYDIEQELKRKYPELNLVVLIGSVRDSRRIDSVFETYKPDIVYHAAAHKHVPLMEGSPNEAIKNNVIGTYKTAYAALKNGCQRFVLISTDKAVNPTNIMGASKRLCEMVIQSMNQISQTGSYHLLPQLWSHTWNPIQEIQENKIKTEFVAVRFGNVLGSNGSVIPLFKKQIAEGGPVTVTHPDIIRYFMTIPEAVSLVLQAGTYAKGGEIFVLDMGDPVKIDTLARNLIKLSGYKPNVDIQIEYTGLRPGEKLYEEKLMAEEGLQTTPNQLIHIAKPIAFDVEQFMNQVEILSEASYTNSSTIKQLVSEIIPTYHPKKKQDDIEGIKVKKLNENILEKV, encoded by the coding sequence ATGCAAGAGAGAAAACGAAAGATTGAACACTGGCATGTGATCTCTTTGTACCTGATTGTTTATGATGCTTTCACCGTGAACTTAGCATATCTGCTTGCCTTATGGTTTCGCTTTGATTGTCAGTTTACAAGGATTCCTCGGAGTTACTTAAATGCATGGATGCAATTCATACCTATTTATACAGTGATCTGTTTACTTGTCTTTTTTAGTTTGAAGCTCTATCGCAGTTTATGGCGCTTTGCGGGATACAGTGAACTGTTAAGAGTCACAGCTGCGACGATAGTGACAGGAATTCTTCATGCTTTAGGAATCATGACGTTCTTTCAGCCGATGCCAACGTCTTACTACTTGTTTGGGATGATTATCCAATTCAGTTTAACCATTGGAATTCGTTTCTCTTATCGGTTTGTTTTATTAGAAAGAAGTCGTCGAGAAAAAGCCCATAAAAAGAAACAGGAAAAGAACATCATGTTGATTGGAGCGGGGGATGCTGGACGACTGATCTTACGAGATGTTCAACGAACGGAATTTGATGTAGGCAAGGTTCAATGCATCATTGATGACAATCCAAATAAATGGGGACGCTTCATTGACGGAGTTCCGATTGTCGGAGGCCGGGATGATATCTTAGTCAATGTTGAGAAATACGAAATCCAACAGATTCTGGTGGCGATTCCGAGTGCTAAAGCAAAAGCAAAACGCGATATTCTGAATATCTGTAAAGAAACAGGCTGTGAGCTGAAGATGCTTCCAGGAATCTACCAGATGGTCAATGGCGATGTCGCTTTCTCCAAGATGAAAGAAGTGGCCGTGGAAGATCTCTTAGGAAGAGAACCCATTCAAGTTAATATGGATGAAATCTTTGAACACTTGAAAGGGAAGACAATCTTAGTTACTGGGGGCGGAGGATCCATTGGCAGCGAGTTATGCCGTCAGATCGCAGGCCATCATCCTCAACAACTCATTCTTTTTGAAATCTATGAAAACAATGCTTATGACATTGAACAGGAATTAAAACGGAAATATCCAGAGTTGAACTTGGTTGTTTTAATTGGCTCTGTCAGAGATAGCCGAAGAATTGATAGTGTCTTTGAAACGTATAAACCAGATATTGTCTATCATGCGGCAGCGCATAAACATGTCCCATTGATGGAAGGGAGCCCCAATGAAGCGATTAAGAACAACGTCATCGGTACATATAAGACGGCGTATGCAGCATTAAAGAATGGCTGTCAGCGATTTGTCCTTATCAGCACCGATAAAGCAGTCAATCCTACAAACATTATGGGGGCAAGTAAACGGCTGTGTGAGATGGTGATTCAGAGTATGAACCAGATCAGTCAGACCGGAAGCTATCATCTTCTTCCTCAGCTTTGGTCGCATACATGGAATCCAATCCAAGAGATTCAAGAAAATAAGATTAAAACTGAGTTTGTGGCAGTACGCTTTGGAAACGTGTTAGGAAGTAACGGATCAGTAATTCCTTTGTTTAAGAAACAAATTGCAGAAGGTGGGCCGGTAACGGTAACGCACCCGGATATTATTCGATACTTCATGACGATTCCGGAAGCTGTGAGCTTGGTCTTGCAAGCCGGAACCTATGCTAAGGGAGGAGAAATCTTCGTCTTAGATATGGGAGATCCCGTGAAGATTGATACATTGGCAAGAAATCTGATTAAACTGTCGGGTTATAAGCCGAATGTGGATATCCAGATTGAGTATACCGGATTGAGACCCGGTGAGAAATTATATGAAGAGAAACTGATGGCAGAAGAAGGGTTACAAACAACCCCAAACCAACTGATCCATATCGCAAAGCCCATTGCTTTTGATGTGGAACAGTTTATGAATCAAGTCGAGATCTTATCAGAAGCCAGTTACACAAACAGCTCAACAATTAAACAGCTAGTTTCTGAGATTATTCCAACCTATCATCCTAAGAAGAAGCAGGATGATATTGAAGGAATAAAAGTAAAGAAGTTAAACGAAAACATATTAGAAAAAGTTTAA
- a CDS encoding YveK family protein, with product MYENDEIEIDLSRVFGIVKKHFKPFALIILATSIVAALVTLFLIPKKYTAEAKLIIVQKSNPDSQQISYNDLQTSQKLVNTYSEILKSEAISDDVIQNLKLDQDGIDHTSYLGMVSISSVKDTEVIKISVETKDPKLSANIANEIVSVFRRKIVTIMNIENVTVLNSAKVPEQKSSPSNLKNTLIGFLLGCVIDGCIVVYLLLNDRNIRTEEEMKQIFDYPIIGLIPDMNAGGTE from the coding sequence ATGTACGAAAACGACGAAATTGAAATTGATCTTTCGCGGGTGTTTGGAATTGTGAAGAAGCATTTCAAACCTTTCGCTTTGATCATCTTGGCGACCTCGATTGTTGCCGCTTTAGTGACTTTGTTTCTGATACCCAAGAAGTATACCGCAGAAGCGAAGCTGATTATTGTCCAGAAGTCGAATCCAGACAGTCAACAGATCAGCTACAATGATCTTCAGACATCGCAAAAGCTGGTCAATACCTATAGTGAAATCTTAAAGAGTGAAGCGATTAGTGATGATGTCATCCAAAATTTGAAATTAGATCAAGACGGAATTGACCATACATCTTATTTAGGTATGGTCAGTATCTCTTCGGTCAAAGATACAGAAGTCATTAAGATCTCAGTAGAAACGAAAGATCCTAAGCTTTCAGCCAATATCGCGAATGAAATTGTTTCAGTTTTCCGAAGAAAGATCGTCACGATCATGAATATTGAAAACGTCACAGTATTAAATTCTGCGAAAGTGCCTGAACAAAAATCCAGCCCATCCAATCTTAAGAATACCTTGATTGGGTTTCTGCTTGGCTGTGTCATTGATGGCTGCATCGTGGTGTATCTCTTATTGAATGATCGTAATATTCGAACCGAAGAAGAAATGAAACAGATCTTTGATTATCCGATTATTGGATTGATTCCAGATATGAATGCAGGGGGGACAGAGTAA
- a CDS encoding sugar transferase: MLKKWEELPLEMQTEEVRYYYDILCKKKFSLVIKRLFDIFISAIMLAVLSPVFLILAIAIKVDSHGPIFYRQERVTAYGKRFRIHKFRTMINNADKKGSLITLKNDCRVTRVGSLIRKCRLDEISQLIDVFFGDMTFVGTRPEVVKYVNQYAPVMMATLLLPAGVTSEACILYKDEDKLLDDVANVDDVYVEEVLPRKMYYNLRSIEKFSFWGDIGTMLKTMFAVLGKDYEADATGELEFVASLHKEEL; encoded by the coding sequence ATGCTTAAAAAATGGGAAGAATTGCCATTAGAAATGCAAACAGAAGAAGTTCGATATTATTACGATATCCTCTGTAAGAAAAAATTCAGCTTGGTAATAAAGCGTCTGTTTGACATTTTTATCTCTGCGATCATGCTGGCGGTTCTTTCGCCCGTTTTTTTAATTCTGGCGATTGCAATCAAAGTTGACTCTCACGGTCCGATATTTTATAGACAGGAGAGAGTGACTGCATATGGCAAACGGTTCCGTATTCATAAATTCCGCACAATGATCAATAATGCCGACAAGAAGGGCAGTCTAATCACTTTGAAGAATGATTGCCGTGTCACAAGAGTAGGCAGTTTGATTCGCAAATGCCGCCTGGATGAGATCAGTCAACTGATCGATGTATTCTTCGGAGATATGACGTTTGTCGGAACACGTCCAGAAGTCGTGAAGTATGTGAATCAGTATGCGCCTGTGATGATGGCAACACTGCTTCTTCCGGCAGGAGTTACATCTGAGGCGTGCATTCTCTATAAGGATGAAGATAAATTGCTTGATGATGTTGCGAATGTGGATGATGTCTATGTAGAAGAAGTGCTTCCCAGAAAGATGTATTACAACTTGAGGAGCATTGAGAAGTTTAGCTTCTGGGGAGATATCGGCACCATGCTTAAGACTATGTTTGCGGTGCTTGGCAAAGATTATGAGGCAGATGCTACTGGAGAGCTGGAGTTTGTGGCTTCTTTACATAAAGAGGAGTTATAG
- a CDS encoding tyrosine-protein phosphatase, with translation MIDIHSHLVPGVDDGSQSLEESLALLKQAEEDGITELIMTPHFMKNGEFRIKASELVKRFNELKQAYQGSIKLHLGNELYIHPDLPELFEKGDILTLAESKTILVEFPFQSYKDEYDEILYELSLKYQIIIAHPERYHYVQEDPNFCLRWLKEGYCLQSNQNSLFKKETKKILFSMIEHGFVSFVASDAHNEYRPLILKEAYDLLENEFGVSVAKQLTEENPEKLLDNKEIRVKYQEIEKKKKRFLWF, from the coding sequence ATGATTGATATTCACAGCCATTTAGTACCTGGAGTGGATGATGGTAGTCAAAGCTTAGAAGAATCCTTAGCTTTATTAAAACAAGCAGAAGAAGATGGGATAACAGAGTTGATTATGACACCCCATTTCATGAAGAATGGCGAATTTCGGATTAAAGCTTCAGAGTTGGTGAAACGATTCAATGAACTAAAACAAGCTTATCAAGGTTCGATTAAACTTCACTTAGGGAATGAACTTTATATTCACCCTGATTTGCCAGAATTATTTGAAAAGGGAGACATCTTAACCTTGGCAGAATCCAAAACCATTCTCGTTGAGTTTCCATTTCAGAGTTACAAGGATGAATATGATGAGATTCTCTATGAATTATCTCTGAAGTATCAGATTATCATCGCTCATCCTGAGCGATATCACTACGTACAAGAAGATCCCAACTTTTGTTTGCGCTGGTTGAAGGAAGGCTATTGTCTTCAATCAAATCAGAATAGCTTATTCAAAAAGGAAACGAAGAAGATCTTGTTTTCTATGATTGAACATGGTTTCGTTAGCTTCGTTGCGAGTGATGCGCATAATGAATACCGACCATTAATTTTAAAGGAAGCTTATGACTTACTCGAAAACGAGTTTGGAGTGAGCGTCGCAAAGCAATTGACAGAAGAGAATCCAGAGAAACTTTTGGACAATAAAGAAATCCGAGTGAAATACCAAGAAATAGAGAAAAAGAAGAAACGATTTTTGTGGTTTTGA
- a CDS encoding sugar isomerase domain-containing protein, with protein MYNFEYMNKVDELLHTVDDANKEKIQELAVKFADNIKNNHIIHVFGTGHSHMIGIELFCRAGGLGNVNAILDPDALTNFGARRSGAMEKVSGLADVIFDQYKIDKDDIMIIISNSGRNAVPVEMAMRCQKEGVYSIALTNLHQSQNTTSRHPSGKRLFECVDCILDNCVPDGDALMNVGGVATGPGSTISSIFVLDTIVNEALKILAAEGCELPVFQSQNVDGFNNDAIYAKYEDRVKHF; from the coding sequence ATGTACAATTTTGAATACATGAACAAGGTCGATGAGCTGCTGCACACGGTGGATGATGCTAACAAGGAAAAAATCCAGGAATTGGCAGTCAAGTTTGCCGACAACATCAAGAACAATCACATCATCCATGTCTTTGGCACAGGTCATTCCCACATGATCGGTATTGAACTGTTCTGCCGTGCTGGCGGACTGGGCAATGTCAACGCGATCCTGGATCCAGATGCGCTGACTAACTTCGGCGCCCGCCGCAGCGGTGCAATGGAAAAGGTTTCTGGCTTGGCAGATGTCATCTTTGATCAGTATAAAATTGACAAAGACGATATCATGATCATCATCTCCAACTCCGGCCGTAACGCCGTTCCAGTTGAAATGGCTATGCGCTGCCAGAAAGAGGGCGTCTATTCTATCGCTTTAACCAATCTGCACCAGTCGCAGAACACAACCAGCCGTCATCCAAGCGGCAAGCGTCTGTTTGAATGCGTTGACTGCATTCTGGACAACTGTGTTCCTGACGGCGATGCTTTGATGAATGTCGGCGGCGTTGCAACCGGTCCAGGCAGCACAATCTCCAGCATCTTTGTTCTGGATACGATCGTCAATGAAGCACTGAAGATCCTGGCGGCTGAAGGCTGTGAATTGCCGGTATTCCAGAGCCAGAACGTCGATGGCTTCAACAATGATGCGATCTATGCGAAGTATGAAGATCGCGTAAAACATTTCTAA
- the nusG gene encoding transcription termination/antitermination protein NusG yields the protein MNWYFIETERFEEAKVKEILIDSGFNAFIPKKEMYFKKGDFTTMTHRLLFPGTVMVCDPESPPQFTQKLNDWLALKKSGSELIRLESDTYYCLSNKEKACLSQLLDSQKILRFSTGVIRQRELHVQKGPLQGHEKEIQKIKRHQRLATLPVQLCGQTIALIIGLEVIEKIG from the coding sequence TTGAACTGGTATTTTATTGAAACGGAACGATTTGAAGAAGCGAAAGTAAAAGAAATCCTGATTGATTCAGGCTTTAACGCCTTTATCCCAAAGAAAGAAATGTACTTTAAAAAAGGAGATTTCACGACAATGACTCACCGGCTGTTGTTTCCAGGGACGGTTATGGTCTGCGATCCGGAATCACCACCGCAATTTACCCAAAAGTTGAATGACTGGCTTGCTTTAAAGAAATCGGGATCAGAACTCATTCGGTTAGAATCGGATACTTATTATTGCTTATCTAATAAGGAGAAAGCTTGTTTAAGTCAATTGTTAGACAGTCAAAAGATTCTACGATTTTCAACAGGTGTGATTCGACAACGGGAGCTTCATGTCCAAAAAGGTCCTTTACAAGGTCACGAAAAAGAAATACAGAAGATCAAACGCCATCAACGCTTAGCGACATTGCCTGTTCAGCTATGCGGTCAAACGATAGCCTTAATCATAGGCTTAGAAGTAATTGAAAAAATCGGATAG